From a single Candidatus Schekmanbacteria bacterium genomic region:
- a CDS encoding GuaB3 family IMP dehydrogenase-related protein — MGMWIGINRKARICYGFDEIALVPGDVTINPNEVDITWAIGEKKIGIPILAAAMDGVVDTRFAIEMGKYGGIAVLNLEGVQTRYKHPEEILARIAGATNEEATKLVQSIYLEPIKEELISERIREIKAAGVIAAVSAIPQKAYRYGKIAEEAGADIFFVQSTVTTVKHISTEYEVVDFEKLCKGLKIPVIVGNTVTFKATLELMETGVQGVLVGIGPGAACTTRGVLGIGVPQVTATCDAAAARDAYFKKTGKYIPIITDGGMSSGGDVCKAFACGSDAVMIGSAFAKAHEAPGKGFHWGMATPHANLPRGTRIRVGTTGPLKQILYGPAEFDDGSQNLIGALQTSMGNCGATNIREMQETQIIIAPAIKTEGKIFQQAQKVGMGK, encoded by the coding sequence ATGGGAATGTGGATAGGGATTAACAGGAAGGCTCGCATATGCTACGGGTTCGATGAGATAGCTCTTGTCCCGGGAGATGTTACGATCAATCCAAACGAAGTTGATATTACCTGGGCAATCGGGGAAAAAAAGATCGGCATACCAATACTTGCCGCAGCCATGGATGGTGTAGTAGATACAAGGTTTGCCATAGAGATGGGCAAATATGGCGGCATTGCGGTTTTAAACCTTGAAGGTGTGCAGACCCGCTATAAACATCCTGAGGAAATATTGGCGAGGATAGCAGGTGCAACTAATGAAGAGGCGACTAAGCTTGTCCAGTCAATTTATCTTGAACCAATAAAGGAAGAACTTATATCAGAGAGAATAAGGGAAATTAAAGCGGCAGGAGTTATAGCGGCTGTATCAGCCATACCGCAGAAGGCATACAGATACGGAAAAATAGCAGAGGAAGCAGGAGCAGACATATTCTTTGTTCAATCAACCGTTACTACGGTAAAACATATTTCCACTGAATACGAAGTAGTTGACTTCGAGAAACTGTGTAAGGGGCTTAAGATTCCCGTCATTGTGGGTAACACTGTTACATTTAAAGCAACCTTAGAGCTTATGGAAACAGGAGTTCAAGGTGTGCTTGTAGGCATCGGACCCGGTGCTGCCTGCACAACGAGAGGTGTGCTGGGAATAGGAGTCCCGCAGGTAACTGCGACTTGTGATGCGGCAGCAGCCCGGGATGCATATTTTAAGAAAACCGGAAAATACATACCTATCATAACAGACGGCGGCATGAGCTCGGGTGGAGACGTATGCAAAGCATTTGCATGCGGCTCGGATGCGGTAATGATCGGCTCAGCATTTGCCAAGGCACATGAAGCACCGGGGAAGGGTTTCCACTGGGGAATGGCGACTCCACACGCTAACCTGCCAAGAGGTACAAGGATAAGAGTAGGCACGACAGGACCTTTAAAGCAGATACTTTACGGACCGGCAGAGTTTGATGACGGCTCGCAAAACCTTATTGGTGCGCTTCAGACATCTATGGGGAATTGCGGTGCAACGAACATAAGGGAAATGCAGGAAACGCAGATTATAATTGCCCCTGCCATAAAGACTGAAGGAAAGATTTTCCAGCAGGCGCAGAAAGTCGGAATGGGGAAGTAA
- a CDS encoding rRNA pseudouridine synthase, with protein MSKKSCRTEKQPETKKQSLPGMRLQKILSMAGIASRRRAEEMILEKRVTVNGKCVTELGTRADLQKDHIKVDGKLINFSLRGRKKEYLIFHKPAGVITSISDEEGRPVVMDYIKAGEGMFPVGRLDFNSEGLLIITNDGDFCKAMTDASGQIERVYEVKIRGKVEKDIVSKMNGRVRLDDGTISKPVVKMRRETEKNTWLSVSLKTGRNREVRRIMDKFRLTTVRLKRIKYGPYSIGTLTPGEYRKFTADEVRIAGEITEKGRQ; from the coding sequence ATGAGCAAGAAGAGCTGCAGGACGGAGAAGCAGCCGGAGACGAAGAAACAGAGCCTTCCGGGGATGCGTCTCCAGAAGATTCTCTCTATGGCGGGGATAGCGTCGCGCCGCAGGGCGGAGGAGATGATCCTCGAGAAGAGGGTGACTGTTAACGGCAAATGCGTTACCGAGCTCGGCACAAGAGCTGACCTTCAGAAAGACCATATCAAGGTTGACGGGAAGCTGATAAATTTTTCTCTCAGGGGCCGGAAAAAAGAATATTTGATTTTTCACAAGCCAGCCGGTGTAATCACTTCCATTTCAGATGAAGAGGGAAGGCCGGTGGTAATGGATTATATAAAGGCAGGAGAAGGCATGTTCCCGGTGGGAAGACTCGATTTCAATTCAGAGGGACTGCTTATAATCACAAATGACGGTGATTTCTGCAAAGCCATGACTGATGCATCGGGACAGATTGAAAGGGTTTATGAAGTCAAGATCAGGGGAAAAGTAGAAAAAGATATTGTGAGCAAGATGAATGGCAGGGTGAGACTTGACGACGGGACAATATCAAAACCTGTTGTGAAGATGCGCAGAGAAACAGAAAAAAACACATGGTTATCAGTAAGTCTTAAAACTGGCAGAAACAGGGAAGTCCGGAGGATAATGGATAAATTCAGGCTGACCACCGTAAGGCTTAAAAGGATAAAGTATGGGCCCTATTCCATTGGGACATTAACACCCGGCGAGTACAGAAAATTCACTGCTGATGAGGTCAGAATTGCCGGGGAGATAACTGAGAAGGGCAGACAATAA
- the mraY gene encoding phospho-N-acetylmuramoyl-pentapeptide-transferase, which produces MLYLLYEYFYDPDSIFSVLRLFRYLTFRIIYAMVTALLIAFFSGPIIIRKLRLNSIKDEPRSEIDMVNPSQKYGTPTMGGILILISALVPILLWCNIFNPFVQITVFSIIWFAALGIKDDLIKVRKKVKDGMSKTEKLFWQALFGLILGILMVSPYSPIGWQSASSINIPFYKYPLNIGWFYIPFVVLVIMATSNAVNFADGLDGLAIGPSIMVAMVFGIFAYVIGNLNLAKYFQFRFTNGTGELSVLCAAFIGAGIGFLWFNSYPAQVFMGDTGSLMIGGVMGTVAVLVKQEVLLIIAGMVFVMEAASVFIQMISINFAGRRLFFMAPIHHTFQKRGIAEPKVVIRFWIIAAIFALIALSTLKVR; this is translated from the coding sequence ATGCTTTATCTTCTTTACGAATATTTTTACGATCCTGACAGCATCTTCTCTGTGCTCAGGCTATTCAGGTATTTAACATTCAGGATAATCTACGCAATGGTTACGGCGCTTCTTATCGCGTTCTTTTCAGGGCCTATAATAATAAGAAAATTGAGGCTCAACTCCATAAAAGATGAACCGCGCAGCGAGATAGACATGGTCAATCCTTCACAGAAATACGGCACTCCTACGATGGGAGGGATACTTATCCTCATCTCGGCACTGGTCCCTATACTTCTCTGGTGCAATATATTTAATCCCTTTGTACAGATAACAGTGTTTTCAATAATCTGGTTTGCTGCTCTTGGAATAAAGGATGACCTGATAAAAGTAAGAAAGAAGGTCAAAGACGGGATGTCAAAAACGGAGAAGCTTTTCTGGCAGGCATTGTTCGGGCTCATACTTGGGATTCTTATGGTTTCCCCTTATTCACCTATAGGATGGCAGTCAGCGTCATCAATAAACATTCCTTTCTATAAATATCCGCTCAACATCGGCTGGTTCTATATACCCTTTGTCGTGTTAGTCATAATGGCGACATCCAATGCTGTAAATTTTGCCGACGGTCTTGACGGACTTGCCATAGGACCTTCGATCATGGTAGCCATGGTTTTTGGAATATTTGCATATGTTATTGGCAACCTTAATCTTGCAAAATACTTTCAGTTCAGGTTTACTAACGGCACAGGTGAACTTTCAGTTCTGTGTGCCGCCTTTATAGGGGCAGGGATAGGGTTCCTCTGGTTTAATTCATACCCGGCGCAGGTATTTATGGGGGACACAGGTTCTCTCATGATAGGAGGAGTAATGGGGACTGTGGCAGTTCTTGTAAAACAGGAAGTGCTTTTAATAATTGCAGGGATGGTGTTCGTCATGGAAGCGGCATCAGTTTTCATACAGATGATCTCAATTAACTTTGCCGGAAGAAGGCTTTTTTTCATGGCTCCGATACACCACACTTTCCAGAAGAGAGGAATAGCGGAGCCTAAAGTTGTAATAAGGTTCTGGATTATTGCGGCTATTTTTGCTCTTATAGCGCTTAGTACATTGAAGGTCAGATGA
- a CDS encoding HEAT repeat domain-containing protein codes for MFPLFSGNYIGLSKKTIDEAQKLLNQIDSLCVSDKESVQAKAEAFIKENNWQVRNIGVKILGKAGNERHSIILADLLKDKRQVGFVRRNSAKAIKTIGVINQQIKEALMTGINDGYWEVRVESIKTAAALCGGDELTAEIIIKRYLGNDYAVNLNGSKPPRLRSKEKNFEVREAIAEALGNFLKYKYAVPALLLLLNDDNWIVRAAALRSLSKLPDGGDKLRKLVEGMNLTCESFRPVFPLKEIFSRVVEKKKRD; via the coding sequence ATGTTTCCCCTATTTTCAGGCAATTATATAGGTCTAAGTAAAAAGACAATTGATGAAGCGCAGAAGCTTCTCAATCAAATTGACTCGCTATGCGTTTCTGACAAGGAATCTGTGCAGGCAAAGGCGGAAGCTTTTATTAAAGAGAACAACTGGCAGGTAAGGAATATTGGCGTAAAAATTCTCGGTAAAGCCGGAAATGAGAGACACTCTATTATTCTTGCTGATTTGTTGAAAGATAAAAGGCAGGTCGGGTTTGTAAGAAGAAACTCTGCAAAAGCCATAAAAACGATAGGGGTTATTAACCAGCAGATAAAGGAAGCGCTTATGACCGGGATAAATGATGGTTACTGGGAAGTAAGGGTAGAGTCCATCAAGACAGCAGCAGCGCTCTGCGGCGGCGATGAATTGACGGCTGAAATTATTATAAAAAGATATCTTGGCAACGATTATGCGGTGAACCTTAATGGCAGCAAACCTCCACGTCTGCGGTCAAAGGAAAAGAATTTCGAAGTAAGGGAGGCGATAGCCGAGGCTTTGGGAAACTTTCTCAAGTACAAGTATGCAGTGCCAGCTTTATTGCTTCTCCTTAACGACGACAACTGGATTGTAAGGGCAGCGGCGCTACGTTCCTTGAGTAAACTCCCTGATGGAGGTGACAAGTTAAGAAAGTTGGTAGAGGGAATGAACCTTACATGCGAATCATTCAGGCCGGTGTTTCCTTTAAAAGAAATCTTTTCACGTGTAGTTGAGAAAAAGAAAAGGGATTAA
- a CDS encoding MEDS domain-containing protein, with product MNTFNKKNIKLKNALHKLDVHDHLCLIYETQQEQFAAVVPFIRIGLERKEKCVYIADDNSASSVIDAMRTEGIDVETAIKSGALAVLTKKDAYLKNGYFDPDLMIQFLKDAVDSAKAEGFKALRATGEMTWALGNDIGVERLIEYEAKLNYLLPKSDILAICQYNRKRFSPEIILDIIHTHPLVVYKEMVCRNFYYVPPDEFLNHAQTSLEVERFLHNIKDREEVEEELLKLNTELEQRIKERTAELEERNIELERINSLFVGRELRMMELKEKIRELETKW from the coding sequence ATGAATACGTTCAATAAAAAAAATATCAAACTCAAAAATGCTCTCCACAAACTGGATGTTCATGACCATCTCTGCCTTATTTACGAAACCCAGCAAGAACAGTTCGCTGCTGTCGTCCCCTTCATACGTATCGGTCTTGAAAGAAAGGAAAAGTGCGTTTATATCGCAGATGACAATAGTGCCAGCTCTGTAATAGATGCCATGCGCACTGAAGGAATTGACGTAGAAACAGCCATTAAATCCGGTGCATTGGCAGTTCTTACCAAGAAAGACGCATATTTAAAGAATGGGTACTTTGACCCGGACCTTATGATTCAGTTTCTGAAAGATGCAGTTGATTCTGCTAAAGCTGAAGGCTTTAAAGCGCTAAGGGCAACGGGTGAGATGACATGGGCGCTGGGCAATGATATCGGTGTCGAACGATTAATAGAGTATGAGGCAAAACTGAACTACTTATTGCCCAAGTCAGACATTCTCGCTATATGCCAGTATAACCGCAAACGTTTTAGTCCTGAAATCATACTTGATATTATCCACACCCATCCTCTCGTTGTTTACAAAGAAATGGTTTGCAGGAATTTCTACTATGTCCCTCCAGATGAATTTTTAAATCATGCTCAGACTTCCCTTGAAGTTGAAAGATTCCTTCACAATATAAAAGACAGGGAAGAAGTTGAAGAAGAACTGCTTAAACTCAACACAGAACTTGAACAAAGGATAAAAGAAAGAACGGCTGAACTGGAAGAAAGGAATATAGAGCTTGAACGTATAAACAGTCTTTTTGTCGGCAGGGAACTCCGTATGATGGAACTCAAGGAAAAGATCAGGGAACTGGAAACAAAGTGGTGA
- a CDS encoding PAS domain S-box protein, with protein sequence MMEMKPSEILDAFFKHSITPLVILDRDFNFIRVNEAYAKSCQRDVSEFPGHNHFEFYPSDAQKIFENVVKTKEPYQALARPFIYPDHPEWGVTYWDWTLTPILDNQNEVEFLVFSLKDVTEQKRAEDSLFLFRDLINNSNDAIFVVDPKTCKILNFNDKACSSLGYNRNELINMRIIDIEAIFPDNFSWDNHVKEVKSKGYMLIEGVNKRKDSTTFPVETSVRYISHNEMNYIIGVVRDITERRKLEKEREQFYRFFQTSSDLMCIADPNGHFIKTNPACSELLGFSETELTSKPFVEFVHPDDRQSTLDEMARQLRTGFTLNFENRYICKDGSFRWLSWRAIYNKDEGITYATARDITDYKNAEKKLKQALSYNRILIETSLDPLVTIDSRGKITDVNSATEKVTGYLRNELIGSDFSDYFTEPDKARDGYQKVFRYGSVQDYELAIRHRDGHITSVFYNAAVYRNEAGEISGVFAAARDISARLQVEQELQRLNEELEERVRHRTTALEKLANNIRENQKALLNIVDDLNLSKKELEKANAKLKELDRMKSMFIASMSHELRTPLNSIIGFSSILGNEWIGSVNSEQKEKLATILRAGKHLLNLINDVIDVSKIEAGKIGSSANDFDLYELISEALELFKSDIDKKGLNLEINSMHRTMHTDRRRLLQCIINLISNAVKFTEKGSISIKTQFSHTNGAPSDSVEIIIADTGIGIKEEDIPKLFFPFVRIHTPLSSTIPGTGLGLYLSKKIAVEILKGDIAVKSRYNDGSVFTLKAPVTL encoded by the coding sequence ATGATGGAGATGAAGCCTTCCGAGATATTGGATGCATTCTTCAAACATTCAATTACTCCTTTAGTGATACTTGACAGGGATTTCAATTTTATCAGAGTCAACGAGGCTTATGCAAAGTCATGCCAGCGTGATGTCTCAGAATTTCCCGGACATAACCATTTCGAATTTTATCCTTCAGATGCCCAAAAGATATTTGAAAATGTAGTCAAAACAAAAGAACCGTATCAGGCGCTTGCAAGACCTTTTATCTATCCTGATCATCCTGAATGGGGAGTGACTTACTGGGATTGGACGCTGACCCCTATTTTAGACAATCAGAATGAAGTGGAATTCCTGGTATTTTCTCTTAAAGATGTGACAGAGCAGAAACGCGCTGAAGATTCTTTGTTCCTTTTCAGGGATTTGATCAATAACTCAAACGATGCGATTTTTGTTGTTGACCCGAAAACATGCAAGATTCTTAATTTCAATGACAAGGCATGCAGCAGTCTTGGATACAACCGCAATGAACTTATTAATATGAGAATTATAGATATAGAAGCGATTTTCCCGGATAACTTTTCATGGGATAACCATGTAAAAGAAGTAAAAAGCAAAGGGTATATGCTTATTGAGGGGGTCAATAAGCGTAAAGACAGTACAACTTTTCCGGTGGAAACAAGCGTCAGGTATATATCCCATAATGAAATGAATTATATTATCGGGGTAGTCCGCGACATAACCGAGCGCAGGAAGCTCGAAAAGGAACGGGAACAGTTTTATAGATTTTTCCAAACCTCTTCAGATCTAATGTGTATTGCTGATCCAAATGGGCACTTCATAAAGACAAACCCTGCTTGCTCAGAGCTTCTCGGGTTTTCCGAAACAGAACTCACTTCAAAGCCTTTCGTTGAATTCGTTCATCCGGATGACAGGCAGTCAACCCTTGATGAAATGGCTAGACAACTGAGGACAGGTTTTACATTAAACTTCGAAAACCGCTATATTTGCAAAGATGGTTCTTTTCGTTGGCTGTCTTGGCGGGCAATTTATAATAAAGATGAAGGAATCACCTATGCCACAGCCCGTGACATCACTGATTACAAAAATGCAGAGAAAAAGTTAAAGCAGGCTCTAAGCTATAACCGTATTCTTATTGAAACAAGTCTTGACCCTCTCGTAACTATAGATTCAAGAGGAAAGATAACCGACGTAAATTCTGCCACAGAGAAAGTGACAGGGTATTTACGTAACGAACTTATCGGCTCAGACTTCTCAGACTATTTCACAGAACCTGATAAAGCACGTGATGGTTATCAGAAAGTATTCAGATATGGCTCGGTCCAGGATTATGAACTGGCAATAAGGCACCGGGATGGACATATAACTTCTGTTTTCTATAATGCAGCAGTTTACAGGAATGAAGCCGGTGAAATTTCCGGAGTATTTGCAGCAGCCAGAGATATTTCCGCACGGCTACAGGTTGAACAAGAGCTTCAAAGACTGAATGAAGAGCTTGAAGAACGGGTAAGACATCGTACTACCGCGCTGGAAAAACTAGCAAATAATATCCGTGAAAATCAGAAGGCGCTTTTAAATATTGTTGATGACCTTAATCTCAGCAAGAAAGAGCTTGAGAAAGCAAACGCGAAATTAAAAGAACTGGACAGAATGAAGTCCATGTTTATTGCCTCCATGAGCCATGAGCTCAGAACGCCTTTAAACTCCATAATCGGTTTTTCAAGCATCCTTGGCAATGAATGGATTGGCAGTGTAAACTCCGAACAAAAGGAGAAGCTCGCCACAATTCTCAGGGCAGGAAAACATCTCCTCAATCTCATAAATGATGTAATAGATGTCTCAAAGATCGAAGCAGGAAAGATCGGGAGCTCAGCTAATGATTTCGACCTTTATGAGCTTATATCAGAAGCTCTGGAACTCTTTAAAAGCGATATTGATAAAAAAGGACTTAATCTTGAGATCAATTCAATGCATCGGACAATGCATACCGACAGGAGAAGACTGCTTCAGTGCATAATTAATCTTATAAGCAATGCGGTCAAGTTTACAGAAAAAGGCTCAATCAGCATTAAAACTCAATTTTCACATACGAACGGAGCTCCATCTGATTCCGTTGAAATAATCATTGCAGACACCGGGATAGGGATAAAGGAAGAAGACATACCAAAGTTATTTTTCCCCTTTGTACGCATTCATACGCCTTTAAGTTCAACTATACCCGGAACAGGCCTGGGGCTTTATCTTTCAAAGAAAATCGCTGTTGAAATATTGAAGGGGGACATAGCCGTAAAAAGCAGATACAACGATGGAAGTGTTTTTACATTAAAAGCGCCTGTAACGTTATAA
- a CDS encoding response regulator yields MKKVLVVEDDIDNLALITYALKRGGYEVIAAQTGEMGLELAIKEKPYFIIMDISLPGIDGIETTKRIRESKIDHNIPIIAITSFAMKGDMERAINAGCNAYFEKPIDPLTIVDEIHKIISRSAK; encoded by the coding sequence ATGAAAAAAGTGCTTGTTGTTGAAGATGATATAGATAATCTGGCGCTTATCACTTATGCCCTCAAAAGGGGAGGATATGAAGTAATAGCCGCTCAAACCGGTGAGATGGGCCTGGAGCTTGCTATAAAAGAAAAACCTTATTTCATTATAATGGACATAAGCCTGCCTGGAATTGACGGGATTGAAACCACAAAAAGGATACGAGAATCAAAGATTGATCATAATATACCCATAATTGCTATAACCTCTTTTGCGATGAAGGGAGATATGGAAAGAGCTATTAATGCCGGTTGTAACGCTTATTTTGAAAAGCCAATAGACCCTCTTACAATTGTTGATGAGATACATAAAATAATCTCGAGGAGCGCAAAATGA
- a CDS encoding response regulator → MKILIVDDNSDDRELLRLIIERHGHQVIEACNGQEGLSIAAKQKPNIIISDALMPVMDGFQFLRNTKKDKTLNSIPFIFYSATYKEYQDAELALSLGADAFIIKPKDPAELWKEIEDILKENKSEKPVTAQLIEEDEEYLKRYSEIVAIKLEEKIRELEGEIAARRKTEELIKKSEKKLLDITSSLGEGIYVFDLQGLITFMNPMAERLIGWTMDELNEKGAHNLIHYRKADGTPLPLEECPMHNITKTGNHYISKDEVFIRKDGTVLPISVISTPIIEEGKIIASVTAFRDFTDRRRLEEEREKLILELQDALAKVKTLSGMLPICSSCKKIRDDKGYWNQIESYISENSDVLFSHSLCPDCAEKMLEEIKQMKLKNHPEK, encoded by the coding sequence ATGAAGATACTCATTGTTGACGACAATAGTGATGACAGAGAGTTATTGCGTTTAATCATTGAAAGACACGGACATCAGGTCATAGAAGCCTGCAACGGACAGGAGGGGCTGTCGATTGCTGCTAAACAAAAACCTAATATAATAATCTCTGATGCACTGATGCCTGTGATGGATGGATTTCAGTTCCTTAGAAACACAAAAAAAGACAAGACTCTGAACTCCATACCTTTCATATTTTACTCAGCCACTTACAAAGAATATCAGGATGCAGAGCTTGCATTGTCTCTTGGAGCCGATGCTTTCATCATTAAACCAAAAGACCCGGCGGAATTATGGAAGGAGATAGAAGATATATTAAAAGAAAATAAGAGTGAGAAACCTGTAACAGCCCAACTCATCGAAGAAGATGAAGAGTACCTGAAAAGGTACAGCGAGATAGTTGCAATAAAGCTTGAAGAAAAAATCAGAGAACTTGAAGGCGAGATTGCCGCCCGTAGGAAGACAGAAGAACTGATTAAGAAGAGCGAAAAAAAATTATTAGATATCACCTCAAGTTTAGGCGAGGGGATTTACGTTTTTGATTTGCAGGGCTTAATTACCTTCATGAATCCTATGGCTGAGCGTCTCATTGGCTGGACAATGGATGAATTAAATGAAAAAGGAGCACATAATCTTATCCATTACCGCAAGGCAGACGGCACTCCGCTGCCATTGGAGGAGTGCCCTATGCATAATATCACCAAAACCGGCAATCACTATATTTCAAAAGATGAAGTTTTTATACGCAAAGACGGCACTGTTCTCCCAATATCAGTTATATCAACACCCATTATTGAAGAAGGAAAAATTATTGCTTCAGTTACAGCTTTTCGCGATTTTACGGATCGCAGACGGTTAGAGGAAGAAAGAGAAAAACTGATACTTGAACTGCAGGACGCGCTTGCCAAAGTCAAGACCCTTAGCGGGATGCTTCCTATCTGCTCTTCCTGCAAAAAGATAAGAGATGACAAAGGGTACTGGAACCAGATTGAATCATATATCTCGGAAAATTCCGATGTTCTTTTCAGTCACAGCCTGTGCCCTGATTGCGCGGAAAAAATGCTTGAAGAGATTAAACAGATGAAATTAAAAAACCATCCGGAAAAATAA